A genomic stretch from Sulfurihydrogenibium azorense Az-Fu1 includes:
- a CDS encoding deoxyribodipyrimidine photo-lyase, with translation MFEERLEKLNNLPDNLSGKYILYSMEASLREDFNFSLEFAIQKANKLNKPLLVSFFITDKYKHSNQRYYKFMIEGILKTKKAIEERGIKFVIQKDDYVNGTLKLSKEAVCIVLDKNYLKTQRKWRENIAKASQVAVYQLENDVVVPIQVVSDKPIPYAYLYRDRLNKVIDRFLKPVEKIDLKVNSKDLDVESLEFKTPDEFLSILNIDKTVSTVDKYFVGGYDEAEKRLKEFIEKKLYKYKEFRSDPSKDYTSNLSPYLHFGQISPLKIVLEVLKHYDKNDENVVSFFNELIVWRELSRNFCWYNPLYNQYEGIPQWARQTLEEHKKDKRDYVYSLQEFEEAKTHDPYWNAAQKELLKTGKIHNYMRMYWAKKIIEWTEDPKQAFDIACYLNDKYALDGRDPNGYGGISWCFGTFDRPWQERKVFGKIRYMNDKGLERKFDVKFYMFKTDRS, from the coding sequence ATGTTTGAAGAAAGGTTAGAGAAACTAAACAACTTACCAGATAACCTATCAGGAAAGTACATTCTTTACTCTATGGAAGCTTCCTTAAGGGAAGATTTTAACTTTAGCCTTGAGTTTGCCATACAAAAAGCAAATAAACTAAATAAACCTCTTTTAGTTAGCTTTTTTATAACAGACAAATACAAACACTCAAATCAAAGGTACTACAAATTTATGATAGAAGGGATTTTAAAAACAAAAAAAGCTATAGAAGAAAGGGGAATAAAGTTTGTGATACAAAAAGATGACTACGTCAATGGAACTTTAAAACTATCTAAAGAAGCTGTATGTATAGTATTAGACAAAAACTATCTAAAAACCCAAAGAAAGTGGAGAGAGAATATAGCTAAGGCTTCCCAAGTGGCAGTTTACCAGCTTGAAAATGATGTAGTAGTCCCTATACAGGTAGTGTCAGACAAACCTATCCCTTACGCATACTTGTATAGAGATAGATTAAACAAAGTGATAGACAGATTTTTAAAACCTGTTGAAAAAATAGATTTGAAAGTAAACTCTAAAGACTTGGATGTTGAAAGTTTAGAGTTTAAAACACCAGATGAGTTTTTAAGTATACTAAATATAGACAAAACTGTTAGTACTGTGGATAAATACTTTGTAGGTGGGTATGACGAAGCTGAAAAAAGACTGAAAGAGTTTATAGAGAAAAAACTTTATAAATACAAAGAGTTTAGGTCAGACCCTTCAAAGGATTACACTTCAAACCTTAGTCCTTACCTACATTTTGGACAGATTTCACCCCTTAAGATTGTGTTAGAGGTTTTAAAACATTACGATAAAAACGATGAGAATGTAGTGTCATTCTTCAATGAACTTATAGTGTGGAGAGAGTTGTCAAGGAACTTTTGCTGGTACAATCCACTGTACAACCAGTATGAAGGTATTCCTCAGTGGGCAAGGCAGACTCTTGAGGAACATAAAAAGGATAAAAGAGACTATGTATATTCTTTGCAAGAGTTTGAAGAAGCTAAAACCCACGACCCATACTGGAACGCTGCACAAAAAGAACTTTTAAAAACAGGAAAGATACATAACTATATGAGAATGTACTGGGCTAAAAAGATAATAGAGTGGACAGAAGATCCAAAACAAGCCTTTGATATTGCTTGCTACCTTAACGACAAGTACGCTTTAGATGGAAGAGATCCTAACGGCTATGGAGGAATATCTTGGTGTTTTGGCACTTTTGATAGACCTTGGCAGGAGAGGAAAGTTTTTGGGAAAATAAGGTATATGAACGACAAAGGTTTAGAGAGAAAGTTTGATGTAAAATTTTATATGTTTAAAACAGACAGGAGCTAA